The following coding sequences lie in one Phaenicophaeus curvirostris isolate KB17595 unplaced genomic scaffold, BPBGC_Pcur_1.0 scaffold_290, whole genome shotgun sequence genomic window:
- the LOC138734869 gene encoding zinc finger protein 436-like produces the protein MQQSPVTFEEVAIYFSPEEWVELAAWQRELYQEVMMDNYDLVASLDPESKLSHRMEPREEPHASVPEGDVGAPDTSSTSAWGAGEDPSEDNSHQRWVPSPPPAGTAKELGYVTLLSGWRDAELGAWDTAAPRELPQWERGERAPQEPASDGEELLICSACGQSFEDAAGLRVHQDEHRLPALSHQCGACGKAFRHHRNLLAHKKHRGRGRHACGECGRTFCVKGDLLRHRASHGGHACALCGSSFRHKRDLREHGKEHGTRHSTEHGIEHGTRHGTRHSMEHGIEHGTEYGTEHGTEHGTERGMEHGTEHSTEHGTEHGTEHSGGARLKCPECESHFEDAASLRRHRSGHREERPFVCGRCDRSFSWRESLLIHQRSHAQERSHKCPECGRGFSRSGNLLVHQRVHTGERPFACPHCDKSFCNKANLITHKKLHRRCRTFACSRCHVAFSSKSELMLHQQEHGDGETLAAGDDPAGCQQ, from the exons ACCCCGAGTCCAAGCTCAGCCACAGAATGGAGCCCAGGGAGGAGCCGCACGCGAGCGTCCCCGAGGGCGATGTCGGAGCTCCGGACACCTCCAGCACCT ctgcctggggcgccGGCGAGGACCCGTCTGAGGACAACAGCCACCAGCGCTGGGTCCCGTCGCCACCACCGGCCGGGACGGCCAAGGAGCTGGGGTACGTCACGCTCCTGTCCGGCTGGCGCGATGCCGAGCTGGGCGCCTGGGACACCGCGGCCCCCCGGGAGCTGCCGCAGTGGGAGCGCGGGGAGCGGGCACCCCAGGAACCCGCGTCGGATGGCGAGGAGCTGCTCATCTGCAGCGCCTGCGGGCAGAGCTTCGAGGACGCCGCCGGGCTGAGGGTGCACCAGGACGAGCACCGGCTCCCGGCGCTCTCCCACCAGTGCGGTGCCTGCGGCAAAGCTTTCCGGCACCACCGCAACCTCCTGGCGCACAAGAAGCACCGCGGCCGCGGCCGGCATGCCTGCGGCGAGTGTGGCAGGACCTTCTGCGTGAAGGGGGACCTGCTGCGGCACCGGGCGAGCCACGGCGGCCACGCCTGCGCGCTCTGCGGGAGCAGCTTCCGCCACAAGCGCGACCTGCGGGAACATGGCAAGGAGCACGGCACGCGGCACAGCACGGAGCATGGCATAGAGCACGGCACGAGGCACGGCACGAGGCACAGCATGGAGCACGGCATAGAGCACGGCACGGAGTATGGCACAGAGCACGGCACGGAGCACGGCACGGAGCGTGGCATGGAGCACGGCACGGAGCACAGCACGGAGCACGGCACGGAGCACGGCACGGAGCACAGCGGCGGCGCCCGCCTCAAGTGCCCCGAGTGCGAGAGCCACTTTGAGGACGCAGCCAGCCTGAGGCGGCACCGGAGCGGCCACCGCGAGGAGCGCCCCTTCGTCTGCGGGCGCTGCGACCGCAGCTTCAGCTGGAGGGAGAGCCTCCTCATCCACCAGCGCAGCCACGCGCAGGAGCGCTCCCACAAGTGCCCCGAGTGCGGCCGCGGCTTCAGCCGCAGCGGGAACCTGCTGGTGCACCAGCGCGTGCACACGGGCGAGCGGCCCTTCGCCTGCCCGCACTGCGACAAGTCCTTCTGCAACAAGGCCAACCTCATCACCCACAAGAAGCTCCACCGGCGCTGCAGGACCTTCGCCTGCTCCCGCTGCCACGTGGCCTTCAGCTCCAAGAGCGAGCTGATGCTGCACCAGCAGGAGCACGGAGACGGGGAGACCCTCGCGGCAGGGGACGACCCCGCGGGCTGCCAGCAGTAG